In Macadamia integrifolia cultivar HAES 741 chromosome 1, SCU_Mint_v3, whole genome shotgun sequence, a single window of DNA contains:
- the LOC122076583 gene encoding photosynthetic NDH subunit of subcomplex B 4, chloroplastic, with protein sequence MAETIIGFTMPRPPTHNPTLQTTKLVLIYPYSKRLKQYSSSWTINGWSQNEGSKSKRGSLCKVNAFPDIFPLMAVLVEHVEGQRDMITHKSVWHLNDEAIKNVYAFYIMFTVWGCCVFGSMKDPYYDSEYYRKDGGDGTGHWVYEKQEDIEESNRAELWREELIEEIEQKVEGLRELEEAGKEEEELVK encoded by the exons ATGGCAGAGACCATAATAGGTTTCACCATGCCCCGACCACCTACTCACAACCCTACTCTCCAAACAACTAAACTTGTCCTCATATACCCATATTCAAAAAGG CTTAAGCAGTATTCAAGCTCTTGGACTATCAATGGCTGGAGTCAG AATGAAGGCAGCAAGAGCAAGAGAGGCTCTCTATGCAAGGTGAATGCTTTCCCAGATATCTTTCCTCTTATGGCAGTATTAGTTGAGCATGTTGAAGGTCAAAGAGATATGATAACCCACAAATCAGTTTGGCATCTCAATGATGAAGCAATTAAGAATGTCT ATGCATTCTATATCATGTTCACTGTTTGGGGATGTTGTGTTTTTGGATCCATGAAA GATCCCTATTATGACTCAGAGTACTATAGGAAAGATGGAGGAGATGGTACAGGACATTGGGTCTATGAAAAG CAAGAAGATATTGAGGAGTCTAATAGAGCAGAGTTGTGGCGTGAAGAGTTGATTGAGGAGATTGAACAGAAGGTAGAAGGACTACGGGAGTTGGAGGAAGCtggaaaggaggaggaggagcttgTTAAGTAA